A genomic segment from Rhinatrema bivittatum chromosome 19, aRhiBiv1.1, whole genome shotgun sequence encodes:
- the LOC115080182 gene encoding zinc finger protein 665-like isoform X1 — MSALLSDPASVTFSDVAAYFLEVEWDILGEWQKELYKKVIKEIHGFLMSTGYSLLNSDVIFKIKKEEEKYFTQCCELEGKEDMKDPPISLPIVTSVFSLSVKQEEDLPFMDPPESEIPPPVTGSPNVKPDLLIRFKEERIKPEPQESEEGGNLTITGAREELHGAGSRGSDPDPTAEILRMEEIHVSEQLEGGAASVTFSDVAAYFLEVEWDILGEWQKELYRKVIKEIHGILISQGYSILNPDVIFKIKKEDEKYFTQCCELEGKETMKDPPISLPIVTSVFSLSVKQEEDLPSMDPPESEIPPPVTGSLNIKPDILIQFKEGDIKTEPQESEEGGNLTITGAREELHRAGSQGYSPDPTVAILKMEEPHVNDQPEWGEEDTDTKSDVGFKKNSERQRMCNGQKREEWKQIDPCRDSPDTSAACERGSSRVTLPEEQEKTQKGERPNTCTEQDRNFNHFLNLGQSERPNAGERSFKSADTWADFCTHSHSIDHQPKIECGNKFTKSSSQTCLQQYYKREKTFTDTEGEKKIPKKIELTAHRKVHMQKKLLKCTQCEKCFACRAELEEHVRIHSGEGSFHCNECEERFTRKSNLTEHKKIHRQDKPSKCTDCNKCITFKSQLTSHQKFDKGEKIVKLSKCDKCLSFKYSLRLHEMDQAGEKPFKCSECDKSFQYKSKLKIHERIHTGEKPFKCSECDKCFTQKGNLQFHEMTHIRPLVEKAFQCSACDKSFKYKSDLTIHERIHTGEKPFKCSSCDKCFAQKGNLQLHEMTHIPSLREESFKCSECDKNFKCKSYLRIHERIHTGEKPYKCSVCNKSFKFKSSLCIHERIHTGKKPYKCSTCDKCFTQKGSLQLHEMTHIRSPRENSFTCSECDKSFKYKCELRIHERIHTGEKPFKCSECDKAFKCKSELRMHKRIHTGEKPYKCSECDKCFTRKSYLRWHEMTHVSLERQKSFQCSECEKSFKYKSDLRIHERSHTGGLRVKKNLDGGSVSLQVLLSTLTW, encoded by the exons GTTATTCACTTCTTAATTCTGATGTAATATTCAAGATtaaaaaggaagaggagaaatATTTCACTCAATGCTGTGAGTTGGAGGGAAAAGAAGACATGAAGGACCCCCCCATTA GCCTTCCGATCGTAACGTCTGTGTTTTCACTGAGCGTTAAACAAGAGGAAGATCTGCCCTTCATGGACCCTCCTGAATCAGAGATTCCCCCTCCTGTAACAG GCTCCCCCAATGTGAAACCCGACCTTTTAATCCGATTTAAGGAAGAGAGAATCAAGCCTGAGCCCCAGGAATCTGAGGAAGGAGGAAATCTGACGATCACAGGCGCGCGGGAGGAGCTGCACGGAGCAG GCAGCCGAGGTTCCGATCCTGACCCCACAGCCGAGATCCTGAGAATGGAAGAGATTCATGTCAGTGAGCAGCTGGAGGGAGGAGCG gcatcGGTCACATTCAGCGACGTCGCTGCTTATTTCTTGGAAGTGGAGTGGGACattctgggagaatggcagaaggagctgtacagGAAGGTCATCAAGGAGATTCACGGCATCCTCATATCACAAG GTTATTCAATTCTAAATCCTGATGTAATATTCAAGATTAAAaaggaagatgagaaatatttCACTCAATGCTGTGAGTTGGAGGGAAAAGAAACCATGAAGGACCCCCCCATTA GCCTTCCCATCGTAACGTCTGTGTTCTCACTGAGCGTTAAACAAGAGGAAGATCTGCCCTCCATGGACCCTCCTGAATCGGAGATTCCCCCTCCTGTAACAG GCTCCCTCAATATCAAACCTGACATTTTAATCCAATTTAAGGAAGGGGACATCAAGACGGAGCCCCAGGAATCTGAAGAGGGAGGAAACCTGACAATCACAGGTGCACGTGAGGAGCTGCATAGAGCAG GCAGCCAAGGTTACAGTCCTGACCCCACAGTAGCAATCCTAAAGATGGAAGAGCCTCATGTCAATGACCAGCCAGAGTGGGGAGAGGAGGACACTGATACCAAGAGCG ATGTTGGATTCAAGAAAAATAGTGAGAGGCAGAGAATGTGCAATGGCCAGAAGAGGGAGGAATGGAAACAGATAGACCCCTGCAGAGACAGCCCTGATACTTCAGCTGCCTGTGAAAGAGGTAGCAGCAGAGTAACACTACCCGAAGAGcaagaaaaaacccaaaaaggaGAGAGACCAAACACATGTACTGAACAAGACAGAAATTTCAACCACTTCCTAAATCTTGGACAAAGTGAGAGACCCAATGCAGGAGAGAGATCATTTAAAAGTGCTGATACTTGGGCAGACTTCTGCACACATTCACATTCTATCGATCACCAACCAAAGATTGAATGTGGGAACAAGTTCACCAAGAGCTCAAGTCAAACATGCTTACAACAGTATTATAAACGGGAGAAAACATTTACAGATACAGAAGGTGAGAAAAAGATCCCTAAGAAAATAGAACTTACAGCACATAGAAAAGTTCACATGCagaaaaaactattaaaatgtaCTCAGTGTGAAAAATGCTTTGCCTGCAGAGCTGAGCTAGAAGAGCATGTAAGAATTCACTCAGGAGAAGGATCATTTCATTGTAATGAATGTGAGGAAAGGTTTACTAGAAAGTCAAATCTAACAGAACATAAAAAAATTCATAGACAAGACAAGCCTTCTAAGTGTACTGACTGCAACAAATGTATTACATTCAAATCACAGCTTACCAGTCATCAGAAGTTTGACAAAGGAGAGAAAATAGTTAAATTGTctaaatgtgataaatgtttaaGTTTTAAATACAGCTTGCGATTGCATGAAATGGACCAGgctggagagaagccatttaaatgttctgaatgtgataaaagcttccaATATAAATCTAAACTAAAAATacatgaaagaatccacactggagaaaaaccatttaaatgttccgaatgtgataaatgtttcactcAGAAAGGTAACCTACAATTTCATGAAATGACACACATACGACCACTGGTAGAGAAAGCATTTCAATGTTCTgcatgtgataaaagcttcaagtATAAATCTGATCTAACAATacatgaaagaatccacactggagagaaaccatttaaatgttcttcatgtgataaatgttttgctCAGAAAGGTAACCTGCAATTGCATGAAATGACACACATACCATCACTGAGAGAGGAATCGTTTAAATGTTCAGAATGTGATAAAAACTTCAAGTGTAAATCTTACCTAAGAATACATGAAagaattcacactggagagaAGCCATATAAATGTTCTgtatgtaataaaagcttcaagTTTAAATCTAGCCTATGTATacatgaaagaatccacactggaaAGAAACCATATAAATGTTCTAcgtgtgataaatgtttcactcAGAAAGGTAGCCTGCAGTTGCATGAAATGACACACATACGATCACCAAGAGAAAACTCATTTActtgttctgaatgtgataaaagcttcaagtATAAATGTGAGCTAAGAATCCACGAAAGAATCCACacgggagagaaaccatttaaatgttctgaatgtgataaagcGTTCAAGTGTAAATCTGAACTGAGAATGCATaaaagaatccacactggagagaaaccgtataaatgttctgaatgtgataaatgtttcactcGGAAAAGCTACCTACGATGGCATGAAATGACCCACGTATCACTAGAGAGACAGAAATCATttcaatgttctgaatgtgaaaaAAGCTTCAAGTATAAATCTGACTTAAGAATACATGAAAGAAGCCACACTGGAGGTCTAAGGGTGAAAAAAAACTTAGATGGAGGAAGTGTCTCTCTCCAAGTCTTGCTGAGTACTTTAACGTGGTGA